Proteins encoded together in one Malassezia restricta chromosome IX, complete sequence window:
- a CDS encoding periodic tryptophan protein 1, translating into MISSGVWIARGVAARHPTKQKLDEAEMERISALTGTELGEAERQLAQAQAEAGGDGWEDVDEDEEAMEEDETDAHDLTRYRLDTYDEEPSQTMAMGALSGIRGAQFFRDDNDDPYMTLKDDPADEQEEREQLEILPTDNMILTAKTEDDVSMIEAYVYSSEDQNLYVHHDLLLPSFPLHLEWLDYAPAPYEGDTRGRVAGTMGNFVAVGTMDPEIEIWDMDTIEGIFPDAVLGRKDLTSQLDAPSGTGKKKRRVPKARVPNETHHVDAVLSLSWNRHARNLLASASADTTVKLWDLSRPMSGTSSSALRSFSAHTDKVQSVAWQVGAPGGSSGTENPAVLLSGSYDKTIRVFDARMAEQAVVARIGADVEAVRWNGWKEHSFLVALESGIVQGFDVRALTPSGTDAALYTLVAHDGACTSLDISPHIPGCLLTAGTDRQVKVWNVDSDGDKPRSISLVSARDLGIGKLFTTSFSPNDPLTIAAAGSGGKLHIWDTLTNPGVRRTFGDRLRQHHLSWDERTERPADIQVDDDAESDEDAA; encoded by the coding sequence ATGATTTCGTCAGGGGTTTGGATTGCTCGTGGCGTAGCTGCGCGGCACCCGACGAAGCAGAAGCTCGATGAGGCCGAGATGGAGCGCATAAGTGCGCTTACCGGCACGGAGCTGGGCGAGGCTGAGCGGCAGCTGGCACAGGCCCAGGCGGAGGCTGGTGGTGATGGCTGGGAAGATGtggatgaggacgaggaggcgATGGAGGAGGATGAAACGGATGCCCACGACCTTACGCGCTATCGTTTGGACACGTATGATGAGGAACCGAGTCAGACCATGGCGATGGGCGCGCTAAGTGGTATTCGTGGCGCGCAGTTTTTCCGCGATGACAATGACGACCCATACATGACGCTCAAGGACGACCCGGCCGACGAGCAGGAagagcgtgagcagctcgaaaTACTGCCAACGGACAATATGATTTTGACGGCCAAGACAGAGGACGACGTATCGATGATCGAGGCGTATGTGTACTCGTCCGAGGATCAGAATTTGTACGTGCATCACGATTTGCTTCTCCCGTCGTTCCCCCTGCATCTCGAGTGGCTCGACtatgcgccggcgccatACGAGGGCGATACGCGCGGTCGTGTTGCAGGCACTATGGGCAACTTTGTGGCGGTCGGCACGATGGATCCCGAGATTGAGATTTGGGATATGGATACGATCGAGGGCATTTTCCCTGATGCCGTCCTGGGCCGCAAGGACCTTACCTCGCAACTGGATGCACCGTCTGGCACGGGCAAAAAGAAGCGGCGCGTTCCCAaggcgcgtgtgccgaACGAGACGCACCACGTCGATGCGGTGTTGTCGCTTTCGTGGAATCGGCACGCGCGGAATCTGTTGGCATCAGCGTCGGCAGACACGACGGTCAAGCTGTGGGATCTGTCGCGGCCGATGAGTGGCACATCGTCGAgtgcgctgcgcagctTCTCGGCGCACACGGACAAGGTCCAGAGCGTAGCTTGGCAGGTGGGTGCGCCTGGTGGCTCGTCGGGCACAGAGAACCCTGCCGTGCTCCTGTCCGGCAGCTATGACAAGACGATCCGCGTGTTtgatgcgcgcatggccgagcaggctGTTGTGGCGCGTATTGGTGCGGATGTGGAAGCCGTCCGGTGGAATGGATGGAAGGAGCACTCGTTCCTGGTGGCACTCGAGTCAGGTATCGTGCAAGGATTTGATGTGCGTGCACTCACGCCGAGCGGCACGGATGCGGCCCTGTATACGCTGGTGGCGCATGACGGTGCGTGCACGTCCCTCGATATCAGTCCACATATTCCTGGGTGCTTACTCACAGCCGGCACGGACCGCCAAGTCAAGGTATGGAATGTGGACAGCGATGGCGATAAGCCACGGAGTATCAGTCTCGTGTCCGCCCGCGATCTCGGCATTGGCAAACTCTTCACGACGAGCTTCTCGCCCAACGATCCATTGACGATTGCTGCTGCCGGATCGGGCGGCAAGCTGCATATCTGGGACACGCTCACCAACCCTGGTGTGCGGCGGACGTTTGGCGATCGCTTGCGACAGCACCATCTGTCATGGGACGAGCGCACGGAACGACCGGCTGACATCcaggtcgacgacgatgccgagtCGGACGAGGACGCAGCATAG